One region of Chitinophaga varians genomic DNA includes:
- a CDS encoding family 20 glycosylhydrolase, translating into MIRHKFLGKLMTTGLLLAGTSVFAQTKKAAPFDATRLKTSWEVGENNYQGKANFLSTFTFVNTSDKPFPAKGWELYFNFVRTVKDGVLPGNVKVEGINGDLYRFTPTADFAGIKPGDSLKLGIVGDAWAVNFTDAPAGLYLVWDDQKETGLPIKDYTIRPSTTAKQLMRYPGDKTAVITPTDIFKQNAAIKDIPASQLPLIFPTPVSVTASGGTLVLDAPPVVRADAGLEATGKFLENEMTVLLGKRAPGKKTVTFQLDKSLAANAYTLKVTPEGAAITAGSDEGAFYAIQSLKSLIAPAAWSAVQKSVSIPAVQVSDHPRFNYRAFMIDVARNYHSKRDLLRILDVMALYKLNVLHYHFSDDEGWRLEIPSLPELTQVGAKRGHSTDWKNMLPPSYGSGPDTSNAAGSGYLTRADFIEVLRYATERHIRVLPEIETPGHARAAVKSMESRYYRLKAAGKDKEAAEYLLSDLEDKSEYRSVQNWNDNVMNVALPSTYRFLEKVVDELQSMYKEAGAPLTAVHMGGDEVPHGVFEKSPACLALMQQDKSIKNVNDLWYYYYRKVNDLLKARGLETAGWEEAGMRKTTIDGEAASIPNPDFANDNFQLNVWNNVIGGGQEDLSYRLANAGYKIILSGVSNFYFDMAAMKSFDEPGFYWGGFVDVDKPFYFIPFDYYKNSKVDGRGNPVTPAMFVGKDRLTGFGQSNIRGLQGLLWSETVTTSDRMEYMMLPKLLGLAERAWAQDPAWATEKDTAKADAMYAQAWSVFSNVMGKREMPRLDYYNGGYNWRIPTAGVSVDEGTVKVNVQMPGLVIRYTTNGEEPTLKSPVYNGPIQAGGKVVKVRVFNTRGRSSRTTTVKVPQPSAQLKNNRS; encoded by the coding sequence ATGATCAGGCATAAGTTTTTAGGGAAACTCATGACAACGGGACTGTTGCTCGCCGGCACCTCCGTTTTTGCCCAGACCAAAAAAGCTGCCCCGTTTGACGCTACCCGCTTGAAAACCAGCTGGGAAGTGGGGGAAAACAATTACCAGGGAAAAGCCAATTTCCTGTCTACCTTCACGTTTGTCAACACCAGCGACAAACCCTTTCCAGCCAAAGGCTGGGAGTTGTATTTCAACTTCGTGCGTACGGTAAAGGATGGCGTTTTGCCGGGGAATGTAAAAGTGGAGGGCATCAACGGTGACCTGTACCGCTTTACGCCCACAGCGGATTTTGCCGGCATCAAACCGGGAGATTCCCTGAAGCTGGGCATCGTAGGCGACGCCTGGGCTGTTAACTTCACGGATGCCCCGGCTGGCCTGTACCTCGTATGGGACGACCAGAAAGAAACGGGCCTGCCCATAAAGGACTATACTATCCGCCCTTCTACTACCGCGAAACAACTTATGCGTTATCCCGGCGATAAAACCGCCGTTATAACGCCAACGGATATATTTAAACAGAATGCTGCCATTAAGGACATACCTGCTTCGCAGCTGCCATTGATTTTCCCCACACCGGTGTCTGTTACCGCCTCCGGCGGGACGCTGGTGCTGGATGCTCCCCCGGTGGTCAGGGCAGATGCGGGCCTGGAGGCAACAGGCAAATTCCTCGAAAACGAAATGACGGTTTTGCTGGGCAAACGCGCTCCCGGTAAAAAAACGGTGACCTTCCAGCTGGATAAAAGCCTGGCCGCCAATGCCTATACACTGAAAGTGACGCCTGAAGGCGCTGCCATCACCGCTGGTAGCGATGAAGGCGCTTTTTATGCCATTCAGTCCCTCAAATCCCTGATAGCACCTGCTGCATGGTCTGCGGTGCAAAAATCTGTCAGCATTCCCGCTGTACAGGTGAGCGACCACCCGCGCTTCAACTACCGCGCATTCATGATCGATGTGGCCCGTAACTACCATAGTAAACGTGACCTGCTGCGTATCCTCGATGTAATGGCGCTGTATAAACTGAACGTATTGCACTACCACTTCAGCGATGATGAAGGCTGGCGCCTGGAAATACCTTCCCTGCCGGAGTTGACGCAGGTCGGCGCCAAACGTGGCCACAGCACCGACTGGAAAAATATGCTGCCGCCATCTTATGGCTCCGGCCCTGACACCAGCAACGCCGCCGGCTCCGGTTACCTTACCCGCGCTGATTTTATAGAAGTGTTGCGTTATGCAACCGAAAGGCATATACGTGTACTGCCGGAAATAGAAACGCCAGGCCATGCGCGCGCTGCGGTAAAATCCATGGAGTCCCGCTACTATCGCCTCAAAGCGGCTGGTAAAGACAAAGAAGCCGCCGAATACCTGCTCTCTGACCTGGAAGATAAATCCGAATACCGCTCCGTACAGAACTGGAACGACAACGTGATGAACGTCGCCCTGCCTTCTACCTACCGTTTCCTGGAGAAAGTGGTGGATGAACTGCAGTCCATGTACAAAGAAGCCGGTGCGCCACTGACGGCTGTGCATATGGGCGGTGACGAAGTGCCTCATGGCGTGTTCGAAAAATCCCCTGCCTGCCTGGCCCTTATGCAGCAGGATAAAAGCATCAAAAATGTGAACGACCTGTGGTACTACTATTATCGTAAGGTGAATGACCTGCTGAAAGCCCGCGGCCTGGAAACAGCCGGCTGGGAAGAAGCCGGTATGCGTAAAACCACGATCGATGGCGAAGCGGCCAGCATTCCCAATCCGGACTTTGCTAATGACAATTTCCAGCTCAACGTATGGAACAATGTTATCGGCGGCGGACAGGAAGATCTGTCCTATCGCCTGGCGAATGCAGGCTACAAAATTATCCTGTCCGGCGTGAGCAATTTCTATTTTGACATGGCCGCCATGAAATCCTTCGATGAACCGGGATTCTACTGGGGCGGTTTTGTGGATGTAGACAAACCATTCTATTTCATTCCTTTCGATTATTATAAAAACTCCAAAGTAGATGGCAGAGGTAATCCCGTAACACCTGCCATGTTCGTGGGCAAAGACAGGCTGACAGGTTTTGGTCAGTCCAATATCCGTGGCCTGCAGGGTTTGTTGTGGAGCGAAACCGTGACCACGTCCGACCGGATGGAATATATGATGCTGCCTAAGCTGCTCGGTCTTGCAGAAAGAGCATGGGCGCAGGACCCGGCATGGGCCACTGAAAAAGACACCGCCAAAGCCGATGCCATGTATGCACAGGCATGGAGCGTGTTTTCCAATGTAATGGGCAAACGTGAAATGCCAAGACTGGACTATTACAATGGCGGCTATAACTGGCGTATTCCTACTGCCGGCGTATCTGTAGACGAAGGCACTGTAAAAGTAAATGTGCAGATGCCGGGACTGGTGATTCGTTACACTACTAACGGTGAAGAGCCTACGTTAAAGAGCCCGGTATACAATGGCCCCATCCAGGCTGGTGGCAAAGTAGTGAAAGTAAGGGTGTTTAATACCCGCGGCCGCAGTAGCCGTACTACTACCGTGAAAGTGCCGCAACCCAGCGCGCAGCTGAAAAATAACCGGAGTTAA
- a CDS encoding DUF5916 domain-containing protein has product MAAKAQQQKKNESFHLRIKKATSAVKIDGIIDEQAWQDADIAGNFHMVLPMDTSAARLRTDVRMTYDQQHIYLLVESYTPDAGPYMVESLRRDFAFLKNDNFLLFMDPFDDQTNGFSFGANAAGAQWDGLMYDGGKVDLSWDNKWTSVVKNYKDKWVFEAAIPFKTIRYKKGITHWGINFSRNDLKTTEKSAWAPVPRQFATASLAYTGSLDWDTVPPAAGPNISLIPYLLGGIAKDYDKGTPAKFRRDVGLDAKIAVTSSLNLDLTVNPDFSQVDVDKQVTNLDRFELFFPEKRQFFLENGDQFSNFGYSTIRPFFSRRIGLGVPIHFGARLSGKLNKDWRLGVMNMQTGKQEETGLPAQNFTVAALQRRVFSRSNVGFIFINKESLNYDPSKVEDKPVYSRYNRNVGLEYNLASSNNFWTGKAMLLKSYSPGRTGHDFAHAANLQYTSKVWNISWQHEYVGRNYNAEVGYVPRQGYVKVMPQVTRLFFPQSGAVLSHGPQVTSTWFMDENFHRTDNESMLNYGIVFRKRNTLNIWASNTYIQLLNPFDPTNTRKDSLKTGTRHNWNTIGADYVSKPQSLFTYAFSARYGGYYEEGTRLMTNAELGYRFQPYVSIALSANYNDIRLPQPWGNNSFWLVGPRLDVTMTNTLFFTGFMQYNEQQKNINLNTRFQWRYRPASDLFIVYTDNYLPEPFYVKNRALVLKLVYWFNI; this is encoded by the coding sequence TTGGCGGCAAAGGCGCAGCAGCAAAAGAAAAACGAATCATTCCATCTGCGGATAAAGAAAGCCACTTCGGCTGTCAAAATTGACGGTATCATTGATGAACAAGCCTGGCAGGATGCAGACATAGCCGGCAATTTTCATATGGTGCTGCCAATGGACACCAGTGCCGCCAGATTGCGCACCGATGTTCGCATGACTTACGATCAGCAGCACATCTACCTGCTGGTGGAAAGTTATACGCCGGATGCCGGGCCGTATATGGTGGAGTCGCTCAGACGGGATTTCGCTTTTCTGAAGAATGATAATTTCCTGCTGTTTATGGACCCATTTGATGATCAGACCAATGGCTTCTCTTTCGGTGCCAATGCAGCCGGTGCGCAATGGGACGGGTTGATGTATGACGGGGGCAAAGTGGACCTTAGCTGGGACAATAAATGGACTTCCGTCGTAAAAAATTATAAAGACAAGTGGGTTTTTGAAGCGGCTATTCCCTTTAAGACGATCCGTTATAAAAAAGGCATTACACATTGGGGCATCAACTTCAGCCGTAACGACCTCAAAACCACGGAGAAGTCCGCCTGGGCACCGGTACCGCGGCAGTTTGCCACCGCGTCGCTGGCCTATACCGGCAGCCTTGACTGGGACACGGTGCCGCCCGCAGCAGGTCCAAACATTTCCCTGATACCATATCTCCTGGGCGGTATAGCCAAAGATTATGACAAGGGCACGCCTGCCAAGTTCCGCCGGGACGTTGGCCTCGACGCCAAAATAGCAGTAACCTCTTCCTTAAACCTGGACCTGACGGTCAATCCTGACTTTTCCCAGGTGGACGTGGACAAACAGGTCACTAACCTGGACCGTTTTGAACTGTTCTTTCCCGAAAAAAGGCAGTTTTTTCTGGAAAACGGGGACCAGTTCTCCAATTTCGGCTACAGCACCATACGGCCTTTTTTCTCACGGCGTATAGGCCTTGGCGTGCCTATTCATTTTGGCGCGCGATTGAGTGGCAAGTTGAATAAAGACTGGCGCCTCGGGGTGATGAACATGCAAACAGGCAAACAGGAGGAGACCGGCTTGCCGGCACAGAACTTTACTGTGGCCGCTTTGCAACGCCGGGTGTTTTCCCGCTCTAATGTGGGCTTTATATTTATCAACAAGGAATCACTGAATTATGATCCGTCCAAAGTAGAAGACAAACCTGTTTATTCCCGGTATAACAGAAACGTAGGCCTGGAGTACAACCTGGCCTCTTCCAATAACTTCTGGACAGGCAAAGCCATGTTGCTGAAATCGTACAGCCCTGGCAGGACCGGTCATGACTTTGCGCACGCTGCCAACCTGCAATATACCAGCAAAGTGTGGAACATCAGCTGGCAGCATGAGTATGTTGGACGGAATTACAACGCCGAAGTGGGATATGTGCCACGACAGGGTTATGTTAAAGTGATGCCACAGGTGACGAGGCTTTTCTTCCCGCAGTCGGGCGCTGTGCTGAGCCATGGGCCGCAGGTGACGAGCACCTGGTTTATGGACGAGAATTTCCACCGTACCGATAATGAGTCCATGCTGAATTACGGGATCGTTTTCCGCAAGCGTAATACCCTGAATATATGGGCTTCCAACACGTATATACAATTGCTGAATCCTTTCGATCCGACCAATACCCGTAAAGACAGCCTGAAGACGGGCACCCGGCATAACTGGAACACCATCGGCGCGGATTATGTGTCCAAGCCCCAGAGCCTTTTCACCTACGCTTTCTCGGCGCGGTACGGCGGGTACTACGAAGAGGGCACACGGTTGATGACCAATGCAGAACTGGGCTATCGTTTCCAGCCTTATGTGAGCATTGCGCTCAGCGCCAACTATAATGATATACGGCTGCCGCAGCCATGGGGCAATAACTCTTTCTGGCTGGTAGGCCCGCGGCTGGATGTAACGATGACGAATACACTGTTCTTTACCGGTTTCATGCAGTACAACGAACAGCAGAAAAACATCAACCTGAATACCCGCTTCCAGTGGCGGTACCGGCCGGCTTCCGATCTGTTTATAGTATATACGGATAACTATTTGCCGGAGCCTTTTTATGTGAAAAACAGAGCATTGGTGTTGAAGCTGGTGTATTGGTTTAATATTTAG